In Danaus plexippus chromosome 14, MEX_DaPlex, whole genome shotgun sequence, a single genomic region encodes these proteins:
- the LOC116769736 gene encoding circadian clock-controlled protein daywake-like: protein MYKQTLCLILCFASSVLSSSLFTPCKVTDGDCITKSTQAVIPALLSGIPELGVESSDPLFVEKIEGNLSIIKYIFYNTTVEGYKQCKISNIKVSPDVTNLHYELDCDRLKLSGKYDVSGRLVILPVEGSGDYELITGKYHIDIDAELKTSSGKDGKVHLQIKNFKLKCKSLSPTKYDFRNLFNGQKDLSDAVHKFAHENWQEVAELVQDPTWYATQKKVISNVNKYLKSVPLDDLKIMIMYLRLVALFFFTSYATANLASVITKCSDEDTKCLKDFTQNLIPLFAKGDPSMKVDPIDPIFVKTINASSPNLKLVLNDISLTGLKDCVVKKAKRDLQKNKFLFKLMCSVNLEGQYVMDGRLLILPINGKGRNHVSLDKALFVIETDVAENILEDGKKHWIIPKWSYKYELKEKSNIIFENLFNGNEVLSKAAEEVIKDNGNEIIQEVGEPIIEYIIGKVVDSMRQFYTAVPVEELVQN, encoded by the exons ATGTATAAACAAACTTTGTGTTTAATCCTTTGCTTTGCAAGTAGCGTTCTGTCAa GTAGTTTATTTACACCATGTAAAGTGACAGACGGAGATTGTATAACCAAATCTACCCAAGCCGTTATACCAGCTCTTTTATCTGGGATTCCTGAGCTGGGAGTAGAAAGTTCGGATCCACTCTTTGTTGAAAAAATTGAAGGAAATTtgtctataattaaatatattttctacaacACCACCGTCGAAGGCTATAAACAATGCAAAATTAGTAACATCAA GGTATCACCAGACGTGACCAATTTGCACTACGAACTTGACTGTGATAGACTTAAACTGTCTGGCAAATACGATGTTAGTGGCCGTCTCGTCATATTGCCGGTAGAAGGATCTGGAGACTATGAGTTAATTACAG GCAAATACCATATCGATATTGACGCTGAATTAAAAACATCCTCTGGTAAAGATGGAAAAGTCCACTTGCagatcaaaaattttaagttgaaGTGCAAATCTCTATCTCCAACTAAATACGACTTCAGAAATCTTTTTAACGGACAAAAAGATCTAT ctGATGCCGTTCACAAATTTGCTCATGAGAACTGGCAAGAGGTGGCTGAACTAGTACAGGATCCCACATGGTATGCTACACAGAAGAAGGTTATAAGCAACGTCAATAAATACCTCAAATCTGTACCCCTAGACGACCTAAAGATT atgaTAATGTATCTCCGCCTTGTcgctttgttttttttcacttCCTACGCAACAGCTAATCTTG CGTCTGTAATAACGAAATGCTCGGATGAAGACACAAAATGTCTGAAAGACTTCACTCAAAATTTGATACCACTATTCGCCAAGGGAGACCCATCTATGAAAGTAGATCCAATCGATCCAATTTtcgttaaaacaataaatgcgAGTTCTCCTAATCTTAAGCTTGTTTTGAATGATATATCACTAACAGGTCTTAAAGATTGTGTTGTTAAAAAAGCCAA acgtgatttacagaaaaataagTTCTTGTTTAAACTCATGTGTTCTGTAAATTTGGAGGGCCAGTATGTTATGGACGGTCGTCTGTTAATTCTTCCGATAAATGGCAAGGGAAGAAATCATGTTTCGTTAG ataaGGCCCTGTTTGTCATTGAAACTGATGTCGCCGAAAATATCTTGGAAGATGGGAAAAAGCATTGGATTATTCCGAAGTGGTCCTACAAATATGAACTCAAAGAAAAATCGAATATTATATTCGAAAACCTTTTTAATGGAAACGAGGTTTTAA GTAAAGCCGCTGAAGAAGTTATAAAAGACAATGGCAACGAAATAATCCAAGAAGTTGGAGAACCTATCATTGAATACATTATTGGCAAAGTCGTTGACAGCATGAGACAATTCTATACAGCAGTACCTGTTGAGGAAttagttcaaaattaa